The Halococcus hamelinensis 100A6 nucleotide sequence AGAACCCCCCGTGCTCGTCGTCGTAGCCATACTCGAGAGTGTACTCCCAGAGCGTCTCGTAGAGGTCCGCATAGAGGTCGTTCGAGATGCCGAGCGCGTTGGCGGCGTCCATCGAGAGCCAGACGTTCTCGATATCGTGGCCATAGGAGACCACTCGAAGGTCCTCCCCATCGAGTTTGGGTTGCCACTCAGGCGTGTACTTGTCCGAGCACGCACCCAGCTTCTTTCGTACGACTGTGTTCGTGAGAATATCGAGGAGTTCGTGGAGGCGCTCCCGGCCGCGAGCGGTTTCGAAGGTCTCGTAGTACGTCGTGAAAGCCTCCATGAGGTGGAGGTGGGTGTTCATGAGTTTCAGGGAGGCGTCGAGGGCGTCGTCGCCGGACTCCTTCGGCGACCAGTCGGGTTCGATGTTGTCGAGGTAGGTTCTACCCTCGAGGATCGGCTCCCACTCGGGCGTGAAGTACTCGACGTAGCCACCGTGTACGTCGTCCTTGGCGTGCTCGTCGAGGAGGTCGACGAGCTCGTGGGCGTACTCGGCCGCGCGCTCGTCGCCGGTCGCGCGGTGGTACTCAGAGAGCGCGTAGAGACCGAACGACTGGCCGTAGAGGTGTTTGTTCGGTTTCGAGGTCGTGCCGTCGCGTTCGACTTCCCAGCCGAACCCTCCGTCCTGGTCGTCCCACATTTCATCGAGCAAGAAATCGAGGCCGTACTCGGCGATCCCTCGATACTCGTCACCGTGTCCTTCGCGTGCGAGTCGTGCGGTGAACCACACCATCCGAGCCTGCGTCACGACCTGTTTGTGGTTGTTGCCCGCGAACTCGCCGTCGGCATCGTAGCTCGTCAGAAAGCCACCCTCGTCGTCAATACACCGGGGAAACCAAAAGTCTAGAACGTTCTCCTCCAGCACCGCTTCGAGCTTCGGACGGTACGCTTCTCTGATCGTCTCAGTGTCTTGCATGTGTTCAACACACCCATCTATCTAATAACGATTATGATACGACTGGTATCACCGGTGGACTGTTGCTCTAAAAGCTCCGCTGACCAAATCCGAACCGCTTGCTACCCGATGATGGCTGGCACTAGGTTCGGAATCGCTCAGCCGAATTCGGATTTGTCATTCGAGTCCGTGGTGCTTTTCGTCTTACCTAGGCTGGTCAAGATCTCGACCAGTACGGGTAGTTCGTACGTTGTTTGTTGCGTTCGAAGGACCTCGACCGCGAAACCGTTCGCGGCGGCTTCGCGAACCGGTTTGGGGTCTCGTCGCGACTTTGTTGACACAATACGGCTCAAAAGTTCGCTCCTGACGGACGCACGGCTGTTCTCGGTCAGCTCTTCGTGATACAAGAAGTGTCCCAACTCGTGCGCGAGCACCGCATCCCGAACCTGCGTGTCGGGGACACCGTACTGTTTGGCGTGCGCTTCGATCGAGTGCCGATATACCGTTATTCTGCCGCCGTTGTACGTCCCCAGCAGTACCAACCCATCAAGTCCCTGCCAGTCGTCGACGCGGACTTCGAGGCCGTAGTGCTCTACGAGGTCCTCTAGATCGGTGGCGTTCGATTCGGCGATGGCACTCTTCGCTACCTTTACCCCCTTTCTCCAGCCTCGGCGCTCCCCTGCCGTGTCGTAGGGAAGGAGCGGGTCTACCGGGTCCATCAGGGCTTTTGACCGAGTATGACGATCCGCTCGTCGTCCTCGATTCCGTCGAGTTCCAACTCGATGAGTGAGTGGATCTGCTCTCGGCTGGACAGTCCACTCGCGTCGAGCATCTGACTACCATAACAGAGGTAGATATTTG carries:
- a CDS encoding ImmA/IrrE family metallo-endopeptidase yields the protein MDPVDPLLPYDTAGERRGWRKGVKVAKSAIAESNATDLEDLVEHYGLEVRVDDWQGLDGLVLLGTYNGGRITVYRHSIEAHAKQYGVPDTQVRDAVLAHELGHFLYHEELTENSRASVRSELLSRIVSTKSRRDPKPVREAAANGFAVEVLRTQQTTYELPVLVEILTSLGKTKSTTDSNDKSEFG
- a CDS encoding AGE family epimerase/isomerase, whose amino-acid sequence is MQDTETIREAYRPKLEAVLEENVLDFWFPRCIDDEGGFLTSYDADGEFAGNNHKQVVTQARMVWFTARLAREGHGDEYRGIAEYGLDFLLDEMWDDQDGGFGWEVERDGTTSKPNKHLYGQSFGLYALSEYHRATGDERAAEYAHELVDLLDEHAKDDVHGGYVEYFTPEWEPILEGRTYLDNIEPDWSPKESGDDALDASLKLMNTHLHLMEAFTTYYETFETARGRERLHELLDILTNTVVRKKLGACSDKYTPEWQPKLDGEDLRVVSYGHDIENVWLSMDAANALGISNDLYADLYETLWEYTLEYGYDDEHGGFYFYGGFDEPANFRVKAWWVQAEGLTSALRMYEHTGEQKYLDVFTETYDFLDEYGIDHDVGEWHSGVNDDLEPVGRKGAVYKAAYHNGRALLESIAALERLD